A window of Calderihabitans maritimus contains these coding sequences:
- a CDS encoding UDP-N-acetylmuramoyl-tripeptide--D-alanyl-D-alanine ligase: MILMTFEEAYRVMRGKLLSGDPAAQFRGVSIDSRQIKPGELFFAFPGQRVDGHQFVVEALGKGAAGAVVMRKVHRWPQDKALILVDDTLKAFQSLSRYHRRQFEIPVIGVTGSNGKTTTKDMIASVLAESGPTLKNSANFNNEIGLPLTIFHLSYSHKATVLEMAMRGRGEIAELCYIAQPTGAVITNIGPAHYELLGSLENIARAKGELLEAIPPTGFAVLNGEDQWCIRLASRCRGKVLFYGRGDNADIRALDVRPVTGEGMAFTVRVGTDKESMFIPVLGEHNVLNALAAVGVGYQLGMSLQAIARGLKKVRLSPMRLEKFKGINDTMIINDAYNANPASTKASLKVLQHLRKTRAIAVLGNMLELGPLAEQGHREVGETVADLGIDYLFTVGDLAEKIARGALERGMPEEKIRVCRDNQEAWQGLQQLLRPGDVVLIKGSRGMKMEEIADRLRAE, encoded by the coding sequence ATGATTCTGATGACGTTTGAAGAAGCCTACCGCGTTATGCGGGGAAAGCTGCTGTCCGGGGATCCGGCGGCTCAGTTCAGGGGAGTTTCTATTGATAGCCGCCAGATTAAACCGGGTGAGTTATTTTTTGCGTTTCCGGGACAGAGAGTTGATGGTCACCAGTTTGTGGTTGAGGCTTTGGGTAAGGGTGCTGCCGGGGCAGTAGTTATGAGAAAAGTACACCGGTGGCCTCAGGATAAAGCCTTAATTCTGGTGGATGATACTCTCAAAGCCTTCCAGAGTCTGTCTCGTTACCACCGCAGGCAATTCGAGATTCCGGTGATTGGCGTTACGGGCAGCAACGGCAAGACTACAACCAAAGATATGATAGCTTCAGTTCTTGCTGAGAGCGGTCCCACGCTAAAGAATTCCGCGAATTTCAATAACGAAATTGGATTGCCTTTAACTATTTTTCACTTATCTTACAGTCATAAGGCTACCGTGCTGGAAATGGCTATGCGGGGTCGGGGCGAGATTGCCGAACTTTGCTATATTGCTCAACCGACAGGAGCAGTAATCACCAACATAGGCCCCGCTCATTATGAGTTACTTGGTTCCTTGGAAAATATTGCCCGGGCCAAGGGTGAATTGCTGGAAGCCATACCTCCCACTGGTTTTGCCGTTTTGAACGGCGAGGACCAGTGGTGTATCCGGTTAGCCTCGCGCTGCCGCGGGAAAGTCCTTTTTTACGGCCGGGGAGATAATGCAGATATCAGGGCTCTGGATGTTCGCCCGGTGACCGGTGAGGGGATGGCTTTTACTGTTCGCGTAGGGACGGATAAGGAGTCTATGTTTATTCCTGTCTTGGGTGAACATAATGTGCTGAACGCCTTGGCGGCGGTGGGCGTCGGATACCAGCTGGGAATGAGCCTTCAGGCTATCGCCCGGGGACTTAAAAAGGTTCGCTTAAGTCCCATGCGGCTGGAGAAGTTTAAAGGAATTAATGACACCATGATAATAAACGACGCCTATAATGCCAATCCGGCATCGACCAAGGCGTCCTTAAAGGTATTACAGCACCTGCGAAAGACGCGGGCAATTGCGGTATTGGGCAATATGCTGGAACTGGGACCTTTAGCCGAACAGGGACATCGGGAAGTGGGAGAAACGGTGGCCGATTTGGGGATTGACTATCTGTTCACGGTAGGAGACCTCGCCGAAAAAATAGCCCGGGGTGCTCTCGAAAGAGGAATGCCGGAGGAAAAAATCCGAGTGTGCCGGGATAACCAGGAGGCGTGGCAGGGTTTACAGCAATTATTGCGGCCTGGAGATGTAGTTCTGATTAAAGGTTCCCGGGGCATGAAAATGGAGGAGATCGCCGATAGGCTGAGGGCAGAGTAG